The genomic stretch ggagaacatgcaaactccacaatgacatgaggagaacatgcaaactccacaatgacatgaggagaacatgcaaactccacaatgacatgaggagaacatgcaaactccacaatgacatgaggagaacatgcaaactccacaatgacatgaggagaacatgcaaactccacaatgacatgaggagaacatgcaaactccacacacagagccatggcagagattcaaaccctggtcccataGGTGTGAGGAAacactgctaaccactgcaccaccgtgccaccccaGCATTAAATATCCCTGGATTATTCCTTATTCAAGTCATTAATCAAGAAAAGTAAAATCTGGATTATTACACACATTACACACAGACCTTTTATCCCAAACCAGTATTTTTGATTTGCTTATGCTTAATGTTCCAAATGCTATTTAACACACACTATCAAAAAAATAACCTTCTAGCTTGCAACCAATCGATCTCCATGCGTTTTGAAAAATATGGTTTTGGGAGGGGCCCATGTGTGACCACACCCCCATCGGCCCACCCTACCTGTCTGATAGGCTGCCTGCTCAAAGAAGACGCTGTCGGCGAACTGCTCCTTCATGCGGTGCTCCTCTTCCTGAGAACGGGGCTGCGTGGCTTCCTGGGAGGCCGAGGGCAGCAGGGTGGCCATCACCTCCTTGCGGCCCAGGGCCTTGCGTTGGCTCTGCTCTGACACCTGGAGGCGGAACTTATCCATCACGCCATAGTGGCACGGCCGCACGTCCCTGTGCCGGATCACTCtgccggggaggggggtgatttaGTGGAGGTGAGAAAGATGGCCGCCAAAACTTTCACCCGCTACGCAGCCAGCAGTAAAGGCTGAAGCCTGAATCTGAACACTTTATCTCTCACACAGACAAAACAAGGTTAAGGCCAGGAGGAACATATCAACAACATGAGTATTTCATAGTGATGGTGCATGAAAGTAATTAGCTACCAATTATTTCAGAACATAGAGGGTTAAACGATACCATGCAAAAATctcaggcagtcaaagaaaatgctaCCAGTAGTAGTAagtatatatttgctcagaaaaaacaacacaattCAAGTTCACAACAAATGCAAATTAAGAATAATTCAATAAAAACTGAccagaatttcttctgttccccaaaaagttactgatgtcTCATTGGATGGCCAGATGAACACCACTTTAGTTCAAAAACCTATTAATACTTTTTTATAGGAAAACCTATAAAAACTCTttaggggcacctcagccattccatgtactCATTGTAATTTACCAccagctaaattacttaatttaatttgttaaaaaaaaaatctgtgaggTATTGATTATAGCCTTACGAGGTATGCTAGGGGTTGaatcaaaaaatacatgggtacACTGGATAATTACTGCTAATATTATGGTGACTTTTAGGGACATTTTGAAATTATGAAGctaacacattttgacagataTCAGATTTGCACCAAGATGATCATTTAAACACcatttctttgactgcctgaAACAGTACTGCATAGTATACTTCGGTATACTAAGCTTTCAGTGTCAGTGATTTTGTAAAATTTCCAGCTTTATGTTCCATCGCTTTACTGTCAAATGCACATTGGGAAACATCTCCGTACAGCGGCAACCATGATGGCAGCAGCACCTGTGCCACCAGCTGCAGCCGTGTGACTGACCGCCTGGACCCTCTGGCATAATCTGGAAGCCCTACTCACATGTCCACGCAGCACTGGGGCTTCACGGCTCCCGTGGCATCCACCACGGCATATTTGCTGGGTGCCGTGCACAGCACTGATGGAAAAGAAAGGAGAGACGTCAGTCCCAAGCAGGGTTGCACAGGGGCTgaaactttccagaaacttcCCATTCCGTGGGAAGTTAAGCAGGGGAATTTTGGAAGAATTCCATGGTGagaactttccatgggaattaacgaGAAAGttcccagaattttgcaaccaTAGTCCCAACACAGTGTCTTGTAAGCTTCTGCAGGGCCTATTCTGGGTAGCATTTATACACAGCGGTAGTGTACTAAGAAGAGGGACATTGGGAGAAGTGTCTAGCCATGACATGTGGCAGCTCCTGGGTGTGTTACATCTGTGCACATCAGGGTGTTACATTCCTGCCAGCGGAATTCTGGTGTGTAACTTGAGTCCTGCTTGAGCTTCAGACCCTATGCTAAACGTATCCCCAACCCTTGGGCAGTTGGACTCCATCGTGCCTGTCTATCTCCACTTGAGTGTCAACAAGATACTTGTTGCTGCCTGAGGGTATTAGCTGGGGAAAAGGAGCCGGCAAACCACACAGCAGGAACAGCATAGCAGCATGCTGAGTGGTGATGGGTGGCGGCTTGAAGCACCGCCCACTGACCTTTGAACTTGAGGGCGAACTCATAGGGGTTGTACAGCGTGAGCACCTGCTTGTGCGAGGCCTGCTCATCGGCATAGAAGACCAGCTCCGTGGGGAAGACGAACACAGGAAGGCTGCCCTCTGCTGAATCAGCCAGTCGGCTCTGCTGCTGCATTGGCACGCGATGACCTCACTTCCTGCCCCGCTCcctctctttttctctttctcACTCACCCGGCTGGCAGTGGGGGGGTTCCTTCTGCATTCAGATTGCACTCGGCACTCAAGTTCTTAGAAACATCACAAGCTCTCTGAGAGGGGAAAGAGGATGACAATGGCCTCATTGACCCCTGGTCAGTGTTAATACTACGACTCATGCCGCATTTTCTATCTACATGTTTAACAGATACACCACTGTTCTGGAATGCTGCCATTACGGTCACTCCATCAAAGACCCCCCAAGATAGGAGTCTTGACCCAAGTCATATTGAGAATCTTGCATGTTTGTATATAAGCATTGTCAGCAATTCACATTTGTATTGAAGCCTTTAAATCAGGCGTTCAAACCCCCACTGTCTGCATATTTAACATATTAAACTGGGCCACATAGCGCTAATAATGTGCGTACGGTAaacaaaatatgtatatattgcaACCAAAATCGAAGTCGAAAATACCGCGCATGCGCAGACGTACGTACCGTGCGTACATATTTTCTTCCACAACATGAGCGAAAACTGCCTTTAATAACTCCActtaaaaaaacagggaaatgcGTTTTGTTTGTCCTTTTATGTGCTTATCTGAAATATATTTCCattacagggttgccaactctcacgcatctggtgtgacattCACGCTTTCAGACTATCAAGAAATCTTGCTGCAAATATGTATTATTCCATTGTAAACCTAAATTCATCCAAAGCGTTGGGGCAATTATTACAAACATGTTAATGCGAGTGCATActtgaactgaaaatctcacgccagccagctgaccaaagttggcaacccggtgttctgtcgagatgagctactttgtcgagttatgCTACCATGGTGCTAATCgataaccctaactcttaccctaaccccccaaaacccttaccttaaccctaatccctaaaacctaaccctaatcccaaaacggtggaactgcacatgcgcagaaaggctcgatagcacgtctcgataggtagtatttttcgacagaacaccggcaacCGTCAGGGACATTTACGGTCACCCCGCCGTGACTGGGGTACCTGAAGAAACCCATAAACATGCACTATGACACAAGGGCAGTTGCTATGCATAACTTTTATTGAACAGACAGAAAATACAGAATCCAAAATCGAAATATCTGGCTGAATATCCCAGTCTGGGCTGGTGGAGATTGCAAGCTCACAGGCAGTCCGTATAACGAACCTGATGGCGTGAAAAGATTTAGGCACCATAGGTACGTTTCCCAAAAATGCAGTTGCTAAGCACATTAGCAACTTACATTGTTGGAACCATCCAATTGTCTCCCAAAACGGTAGTTCAAACCATTCAATTAACTATGTTTGTAACATCAGGTTGGGTTGTGAAAATGTCGTGAAACAGAGGCACAAATCGTGCACAGTCGTAAAACATGTAAAGTGGCAATTCTGCGCATGCACAGACGTGCAATATACAAATTAGGCAGGTAGATTGGGTAAGACTCGCCACGCCCACCGCCCAAACCGTGTCAAAATGAGGCCAGACAGTGAGACGCAAAGAAAAATGCAGCGTTACAAAGTGCAGCATACATAGGAAAAATGGGTGCTGAAAAATGCGAAACGTAAAgaaataaagtatcactatatattcagaaaaaaaacctttcaatACATTGATTTTGTTTGCAATATATACGTGCTTGTTTACAGTACACCTGTGTGGCAATAATTTGCTCCATATTcactttacattacattatacTGAAAGACAAAGGGCTCTAAACATTGCCGCAACATCGCACTATATGCAAGCTAAATAAAGTACGTCGGACAGATTCACCGACCCGTCCTGCTGAATGTAGCCAGTCACCAAGCGGGGCACGTCAAGAAGGCTA from Paramormyrops kingsleyae isolate MSU_618 chromosome 10, PKINGS_0.4, whole genome shotgun sequence encodes the following:
- the mospd1 gene encoding motile sperm domain-containing protein 1, encoding MQQQSRLADSAEGSLPVFVFPTELVFYADEQASHKQVLTLYNPYEFALKFKVLCTAPSKYAVVDATGAVKPQCCVDIVIRHRDVRPCHYGVMDKFRLQVSEQSQRKALGRKEVMATLLPSASQEATQPRSQEEEHRMKEQFADSVFFEQAAYQTESRVASGGPSLLAILLGLGCVAALLLPTLGELDSIVPVYLHLSVNKKLVAAYVLGLLTMVILRP